A part of Ancylomarina subtilis genomic DNA contains:
- a CDS encoding thioredoxin family protein has translation MNYKTVLIVFFLVITGLSTSFAKGNQLEDAQIKAKTEGKFIFMNFSGSDWCRSCMILKKTILESPEFKTFADKNLVLVDVDFPRKKKNRLTAEQTLYNEQLAEKYNKDGQFPTIIIMDSDMNIVAKTGYKNLSPTQYVDHIKSLIE, from the coding sequence ATGAATTACAAAACTGTATTAATCGTTTTTTTCCTGGTAATTACAGGCCTTTCAACCAGTTTCGCAAAAGGAAATCAATTAGAAGATGCTCAAATAAAAGCTAAGACAGAAGGAAAATTCATTTTCATGAATTTCTCAGGATCCGATTGGTGTCGATCTTGTATGATTCTTAAAAAGACAATACTGGAAAGTCCGGAATTTAAAACTTTTGCAGACAAAAATCTGGTCCTTGTTGATGTTGATTTTCCAAGGAAAAAAAAGAATAGACTGACTGCTGAGCAGACCCTATACAACGAACAATTGGCTGAAAAATACAATAAAGACGGTCAATTCCCCACCATTATCATTATGGATTCTGACATGAATATTGTTGCGAAAACGGGCTATAAAAACCTGAGCCCAACTCAGTATGTTGATCACATTAAAAGCTTGATTGAGTAA
- a CDS encoding FAD:protein FMN transferase: MIRNITTLLFLIFALNSFGQKESHTKVLLLMGSRFDITAVSPNQEKALSAIEAGISEIKRIEKLISSWDPNSQTSEIIQSAGIKPVVVDQELFNLIRRSLKISDLTQGAFDISYASLDKVWHFDEEMKELPDSATVAASVSKINYKNIILNPEERSVFLKDKGMKIGFGAIGKGYAANKALDIMSKMGLTGALVNASGDLISWGKDEGGKDWKIGIVNPKEKDKIFSWLNINETAVVTSGNYEKFVTINGQSYSHIIDPRTGYPVRGLCSVSIICPNAELADALATSVFVLGKDKGLELINRLNGIECLLITDNQELFTSENLHLDYIKKPITNHKYQIKIGDKHAR; encoded by the coding sequence ATGATCCGAAATATTACCACATTATTATTTCTGATTTTTGCACTGAATTCCTTTGGTCAGAAAGAATCTCACACAAAGGTTCTTCTTTTAATGGGATCCCGGTTTGACATTACAGCTGTAAGTCCAAATCAGGAAAAAGCTCTCAGTGCTATTGAAGCAGGTATTTCTGAAATCAAACGAATTGAGAAATTAATTTCCTCATGGGATCCAAATTCTCAAACATCGGAGATCATACAAAGTGCGGGTATAAAACCTGTCGTTGTTGATCAGGAGTTATTCAATTTGATTCGTCGTTCGCTAAAAATTTCGGACTTGACACAAGGAGCTTTCGATATCAGCTACGCCTCACTTGATAAAGTCTGGCATTTTGATGAAGAAATGAAAGAACTCCCCGATTCGGCTACGGTCGCGGCTTCAGTATCGAAAATCAACTACAAAAATATCATCCTAAATCCTGAAGAAAGAAGCGTATTCCTGAAGGATAAAGGAATGAAAATTGGCTTTGGTGCCATAGGTAAAGGTTACGCTGCCAATAAAGCTTTGGACATTATGTCGAAAATGGGCCTGACCGGAGCTTTGGTCAATGCCTCAGGCGATTTAATCAGTTGGGGAAAAGATGAAGGCGGTAAAGACTGGAAAATAGGTATTGTCAATCCTAAAGAAAAAGATAAGATTTTCTCATGGCTCAACATTAACGAAACCGCTGTTGTTACCTCAGGGAATTACGAGAAATTTGTCACTATAAATGGTCAAAGCTATTCACATATCATCGATCCCAGAACTGGATATCCAGTCAGAGGACTATGTAGTGTCAGTATCATTTGCCCTAACGCCGAGCTTGCTGATGCCTTGGCCACCTCTGTTTTTGTGTTGGGGAAAGATAAAGGTCTCGAATTAATTAATCGATTAAACGGGATAGAATGTCTGCTTATCACCGACAATCAAGAACTCTTCACCTCAGAAAATTTACATTTAGACTATATAAAGAAACCAATTACGAATCACAAATACCAAATTAAAATTGGAGATAAACATGCGCGATAA
- a CDS encoding alpha-amylase family glycosyl hydrolase, translating into MKKLYTYLTFIFLLMSFISQAQIITTSPAFPTESDGVTITYDATLGTGGLKDFTGDVYAHTGVITDKSTNDTDWKYAPTWGDNSAKYKLTSLGNNKWELKILPNIREYYGVAAGEKILKMAFVFRSSDSSKEGKGDGGTDIFADVSEGGINVSFSVPANNKVIQKNEDLQVTIQSNASTNLILFLDGVENETTTETEISKIINTDVAGNHELVAVASDGSEEVRDTVNFFVRDDVVNETMPANVTAGINYIDDTSVTLVLYAPNKEYVYVIGDFSDWKLDNMYQMKKDGDNFWVTINNLQVGKEYIFQYLIDGDIKIADPYADKISDPWNDQYISNTTYPNLITYPSDKTSEIASVFQTAQTSYSWTDSGFTIPDKKDLVVYELHVRDFVATGNIKTIKDTLDYLERLGINAIELMPFNEFEGNDSWGYNPSFYFAPDKAYGTKEDYKAFINECHKRGIAVLMDMVLNHSFGQSPFLRMYFDGTKPTADSPWYNVENNFENPDAHWGYDFNHTSQATKDLVDRINSYWMTEYHIDGFRFDFTKGFSNTPHSNSTDPWGSQYDQQRIDILKRMATEIWNVKSDAVVIFEHLSENSEEKELAAHGIMLWGNANHDYSEATKGNSSNFSWTSWKNRGWDGPKVVSYMESHDEERLMYRNLSEGSSLDGYNVRNLKTALSRIETAAAFFLTIPGPKMIWQFGELGYDISIDENGRTGKKPIHWEYQDDPNRKRVFQVFAALAKIKKEEVAFESDDFSLNTSQALKQIEINHADMDVRIIGNFDVKTGSISPKFSQTGTWYDYFSGTEINVTDVDTSIQLAPGEYHIYTTKQLTTPNVISAPQASDVLITGTAKENETLTASYSYSDANGDLEGTSVYRWYRADDVNGTNEIGITGATGISYNPGADDRHKFIRFSVTPVAQTGELLQGDIVYSTYSDKIVSLVNPPVASNVAINGEFVQDAVITASYEYSDSEEDPESNSIFQWYLADDQSGTNEVAITGANTLEYTITRQDVGRYLRFSVTPVAISDELPTGSKVYSAYSEQIDYSTGIEDVVDEELNIYPNPVQNMLHLDNLNQVKRVSLYSLTGKTILYKNNPNSNEILDLSHLNQGIYIIVFDFQDNSRLSRKFIKE; encoded by the coding sequence ATGAAGAAACTTTACACATACCTTACCTTTATATTCCTGCTAATGTCATTCATTAGTCAGGCACAAATCATAACAACCTCTCCCGCCTTTCCAACCGAAAGTGATGGAGTAACCATCACTTATGACGCTACATTAGGAACCGGAGGTTTAAAGGATTTCACTGGAGATGTTTATGCACATACTGGTGTAATTACAGATAAAAGTACAAACGATACAGACTGGAAATACGCTCCAACTTGGGGAGACAACAGTGCCAAATACAAATTGACCTCGCTGGGTAACAACAAGTGGGAACTAAAAATACTACCAAACATACGCGAATACTATGGTGTTGCTGCTGGTGAGAAAATATTAAAAATGGCTTTCGTATTCCGTTCTTCTGATAGCTCAAAAGAAGGAAAAGGCGATGGAGGAACAGATATATTTGCAGATGTAAGCGAAGGTGGCATAAATGTTAGCTTCTCTGTTCCTGCTAACAATAAAGTCATTCAAAAAAATGAAGATTTACAAGTAACAATACAATCAAATGCCAGCACAAACTTAATCCTATTTCTTGATGGTGTTGAAAATGAAACTACCACAGAAACCGAAATTAGTAAAATCATTAATACTGACGTTGCTGGCAATCATGAGTTGGTAGCTGTTGCCTCAGATGGTTCGGAAGAAGTTAGAGATACAGTTAATTTCTTCGTTCGCGATGATGTTGTAAATGAAACCATGCCAGCCAATGTAACTGCTGGTATCAATTATATTGATGATACCTCAGTAACACTTGTACTGTATGCTCCTAATAAGGAATATGTATATGTCATTGGAGATTTTTCAGATTGGAAACTTGATAACATGTACCAAATGAAAAAGGATGGAGATAACTTTTGGGTGACCATTAATAACCTCCAAGTTGGTAAAGAATATATATTCCAATATCTTATTGATGGAGACATTAAAATTGCAGACCCATATGCCGACAAGATATCAGATCCTTGGAACGATCAATACATATCCAATACAACCTATCCTAATTTAATTACATACCCTAGTGATAAAACAAGTGAAATTGCGAGTGTATTCCAAACTGCGCAAACAAGCTACAGCTGGACCGATTCAGGCTTCACTATTCCTGATAAAAAGGATCTTGTTGTTTATGAATTGCATGTTCGCGACTTTGTTGCTACAGGCAATATTAAAACCATAAAAGATACTTTAGATTATTTGGAACGTTTGGGTATTAATGCGATTGAATTAATGCCTTTCAACGAATTCGAAGGCAATGATTCGTGGGGATATAACCCATCCTTTTATTTTGCACCCGATAAAGCTTACGGAACAAAAGAGGATTACAAAGCCTTTATCAACGAATGTCACAAACGTGGAATAGCCGTTTTGATGGATATGGTACTAAACCATTCTTTTGGGCAATCCCCTTTTCTTCGTATGTATTTTGATGGTACTAAGCCTACTGCCGATAGTCCATGGTACAATGTTGAGAACAATTTCGAAAACCCGGATGCCCATTGGGGATACGATTTCAACCATACCAGTCAGGCAACTAAAGATTTGGTTGATAGAATTAACTCATATTGGATGACTGAATATCATATAGATGGTTTCCGCTTCGATTTCACAAAGGGGTTTTCAAATACACCACATAGTAATTCAACAGATCCCTGGGGAAGTCAATACGATCAGCAGCGGATTGATATATTAAAACGAATGGCTACAGAAATATGGAATGTAAAATCAGATGCCGTCGTTATTTTCGAACACTTATCAGAAAATTCTGAAGAAAAGGAACTGGCGGCTCATGGAATTATGCTTTGGGGAAATGCCAATCATGATTATAGCGAAGCTACTAAGGGTAATAGTTCAAATTTTAGTTGGACTTCTTGGAAAAACAGAGGCTGGGATGGCCCTAAAGTGGTCAGCTATATGGAAAGTCACGACGAAGAACGTTTGATGTACCGAAATCTATCAGAAGGTTCTTCTTTGGATGGTTATAATGTCAGAAATCTGAAGACTGCCCTTTCTAGAATCGAAACCGCTGCTGCTTTCTTCTTAACCATTCCCGGACCAAAAATGATCTGGCAGTTTGGCGAATTAGGTTATGACATTTCCATTGATGAAAACGGACGTACTGGTAAAAAACCAATTCATTGGGAATATCAAGATGATCCAAACCGAAAAAGAGTTTTCCAGGTGTTTGCAGCACTTGCTAAAATTAAAAAGGAAGAAGTTGCATTTGAATCTGACGATTTTAGCCTGAATACCAGCCAAGCTTTAAAGCAAATTGAGATCAACCACGCCGATATGGATGTCCGCATCATTGGTAACTTCGATGTAAAAACAGGTAGTATCTCTCCAAAATTTAGTCAAACTGGTACGTGGTATGATTACTTCTCTGGCACAGAAATCAATGTAACAGATGTTGATACCAGTATACAACTTGCTCCTGGAGAATACCATATCTATACAACAAAACAATTAACCACTCCAAATGTAATTTCAGCTCCCCAAGCATCCGATGTTCTTATAACCGGAACTGCCAAAGAGAATGAAACACTGACAGCCTCCTACTCCTACTCCGACGCAAATGGAGATTTAGAAGGAACATCAGTTTATAGATGGTATCGAGCAGATGATGTCAATGGTACAAATGAAATAGGAATTACGGGTGCAACAGGTATATCTTACAATCCTGGTGCGGATGATCGTCACAAATTTATTCGATTTTCTGTTACTCCTGTAGCACAAACTGGGGAATTATTACAAGGAGATATTGTCTATAGTACTTACTCTGATAAAATAGTTTCCCTTGTGAATCCTCCTGTTGCTAGTAATGTAGCTATTAATGGTGAGTTCGTACAGGACGCTGTTATAACTGCTTCTTATGAATACTCTGATTCTGAAGAAGATCCTGAAAGCAATTCAATTTTCCAATGGTACCTTGCAGATGATCAATCCGGGACCAACGAAGTGGCTATTACAGGAGCCAATACACTTGAATACACAATTACTCGTCAGGATGTGGGGCGCTATTTGCGTTTCTCTGTAACACCTGTTGCTATAAGCGATGAATTACCTACTGGATCTAAGGTATACTCAGCATACTCTGAGCAAATTGACTATTCAACAGGCATTGAAGATGTTGTGGATGAAGAATTAAACATCTATCCAAACCCTGTACAGAACATGCTGCATTTGGATAATTTGAACCAGGTAAAACGTGTCAGTCTTTACAGTCTTACAGGAAAGACAATTCTTTATAAGAATAACCCGAATAGCAACGAAATACTTGATCTCAGCCACTTAAATCAAGGTATTTACATTATCGTCTTTGATTTCCAGGACAATAGTCGTTTATCAAGAAAATTTATAAAAGAATAA